One genomic segment of Brachionichthys hirsutus isolate HB-005 chromosome 13, CSIRO-AGI_Bhir_v1, whole genome shotgun sequence includes these proteins:
- the cgnb gene encoding cingulin, with protein MSALSSDRKPLVDYGVQIRFIKDLHDTGGAYPDKSRGNASATPPSNKYGVAVRVQGISGQPYVVLQDGQKGDSYGVQLNTPAPSSAPPSPPHSLHKAAAEVVNPYGPSARSPVPAAEDEDGESFGSPLRRPPGDGQAGTQGEESEESRAGAQEEEYNEAGLKPVKLNGVGTGGAKPTAAGLTGSLGRRRERTPVRNAPPKPEAPGSASGEPLPAIDTDSLAPINKLISKFNRGRPGARQRLGFEERERSRSLDARRDLQPETPPPSPTPNPYAAHRSTSSGSKRAPPEAPPGAPRPGPQRSGKFVTEAPSAAAKKPEVRPRNPSQSFNGGGVPVRETALSVRKESTGAEDGAVRRSDEKTAGLKGGSGGEIKKINVEELQKQLDRCKRDLQEAHDELSMERMSREVAESRLRLQEDQLAELQEELRSVSEFSTRPDSMQTDEMALRADLAEAVMLRQRQEEILHQRERELTALKGALKEEVECHDREMEDLREQYGQDMESLRRTVEQVTQSQDQIEEERERVNTSILTLEDELESSRDRGEQWKEQQESAKQELHRTTQESRKDIRSRTLLRCRLEKEDFQSKIEDLQNSMLTAKKQFPVSDSSAEELRRCRDDLQRSRADLDKRKRELDEKKEALQALKKAGGEREAELLSEISRLREQFKKDKAELEKAKESPAGSSGMTVVDHSAALELQEANARLRERLARMTKFHSSSARTSGAEEEVEALENENRSLKSQLEEAKRGAARLLKEREELTRRVEEKDQEREALRRGKGDLEEQKRLLDRALEKMTKEMEVMMGDSRQSVASLQAQLDDYRERSRKDLLEAQRSGKDRQAELQRVQSSLKAQQEEVSRLKKELLLCSEERDGAQLERDLISNRFRHLEGEMDTERSAHTDRSREIRGLEDKVKTMEIELDEERSSAELLNERVGRTRDQVDQLRSELMQERSTRHDLEMDKSVLDRQLKELRSRVADMEGPTRPSPTLALMESRIQELEERLRSEEREKSSIHASQRRMERKLKEVNATLDQERSQHVEQRDQLSLRVKALKRQVDESEGEVERLEGVRRKFLRDLEEQQELQEAMHAKVTALENEVKRKSHRAALGSSTLSSEEEDGFYDASILSEGHLPTGSS; from the exons ATGAGCGCTCTCTCCTCTGACAGGAAGCCTCTTGTGGACTACGGCGTTCAGATCCGCTTCATCAAGGACCTCCATGACACGGGGGGGGCGTACCCCGATAAGTCCCGGGGGAACGCCAGCGCCACGCCGCCATCCAATAAGTACGGCGTTGCCGTGCGGGTTCAGGGCATCTCCGGGCAGCCGTACGTGGTCCTGCAAGACGGCCAGAAAGGCGACTCTTACGGCGTCCAGTTGAACACCCCGGCCCCCAGCTCGGCGCCGCCCTCGCCCCCCCACAGCCTCCACAAGGCAGCGGCGGAGGTCGTAAACCCCTACGGCCCTTCGGCGCGCTCGCCGGTCCCCGCAGCGGAAGATGAGGATGGGGAGAGCTTCGGGAGTCCTCTTAGAAGACCTCCCGGGGACGGTCAAGCAGGGACGCaaggggaggagtcagaggagtCCAGAGCCGGGGCCCAGGAGGAGGAGTACAATGAAGCGGGGCTGAAACCTGTCAAATTAAACGGCGTGGGAACGGGAGGGGCGAAGCCAACCGCCGCTGGTCTCACCGGGTCGTTGGGGAGACGCAGGGAGAGAACCCCCGTTAGAAACGCCCCGCCCAAGCCGGAGGCTCCGGGGTCAGCGAGCGGCGAGCCCCTCCCAGCGATCGACACCGACTCCCTGGCCCCCATCAACAAGCTCATCAGTAAGTTCAACAGGGGGCGCCCCGGAGCGAGGCAGCGGCTCGGGTTCGAGGAGCGCGAGCGGTCCAGAAGCCTCGATGCTCGGCGGGATCTCCAGCCCGAGacgccgcccccctcccccaccccgaATCCCTACGCCGCTCATCGGTCGACGTCGTCCGGCTCCAAGCGGGCCCCACCCGAGGCCCCGCCCGGGGCCCCCAGACCAGGCCCTCAGCGCAGCGGGAAGTTTGTCACGGAGGCTCCTTCAGCCGCGGCGAAGAAGCCT GAGGTTCGTCCGAGGAACCCGAGTCAAAGCTTCAACGGGGGGGGAGTCCCGGTCAGGGAAACGGCGCTCAGCGTCCGTAAAGAGAG CACCGGCGCCGAAGACGGAGCCGTCAGACGGAGCGACGAGAAAACGGCCGGTTTGAAG GGAGGATCCGGTGGGGAAATCAAAAAGATTAACGTCGAGGAGCTTCAGAAGCAGCTCGACCGCTGCAAGAGAGATCTGCAGGAGGCCCACGATGA gcTGTCCATGGAGCGCATGTCCAGAGAGGTCGCAGAGTCTCGTCTGCGCCTGCAGGAGGATCAGCTGGCCGAGcttcaggaggagctgaggagcgTCTCTGAGTTCTCCACGCGCCCCGACTCGATGCAGACG gaCGAGATGGCCCTGCGGGCCGACCTGGCCGAGGCCGTCATGCTGCGTCAGCGCCAGGAGGAGATCCTCCACCAGCGGGAGCGGGAGCTGACGGCCCTGAAGGGGGCGCTAAAAGAAGAGGTGGAGTGCCACGACAGGGAGATGGAGGACCTGCGGGAGCAGTACGGCCAGGATATGGAGAGCCTGAGGAGGACGGTGGAGCAGGTCACGCAG TCCCAGGACCAGatagaggaggagcgggagcgaGTGAACACCTCCATCCTGACCCTGGAGGATGAGCTGGAGAGCTCCAGAGATCGGGGGGAGCAGtggaaggagcagcaggagagcgcCAAGCAGGAGCTGCACAGAACCACGCAGGA GAGCAGGAAAGACATCCGCAGTCGCAC GCTGCTGAGATGCCGTTTGGAGAAAGAAGATTTCCAAAGCAAAATTGAGGATCTTCAGAATTCAATGCTCACCGCGAAGAAACAATTTCCTGTGTCTGATTCTTCAGCGGAG GAGCTCCGGCGTTGCCGTGACGATTTGCAGCGGTCTCGCGCCGACCTCGACAAGCGAAAGAGGGAGTTGGACGAGAAGAAGGAGGCACTTCAAGCCCTGAAGAAGGccggcggagagagagaggcggagcttctcTCCGAGATCAGCCGGTTGAGGGAGCAGTTCAAGAAAGACAaggcggagctggagaaggCGAAGGAG TCGCCGGCTGGGTCTTCAGGGATGACCGTGGTGGACCACAGCGCCGCCCTGGAGCTTCAGGAGGCGAACGCACGCCTCCGAGAGCGGCTCGCCCGCATG ACAAAGTTTCATTCCAGCTCGGCCCGGACCTCGGgtgctgaggaggaggtggaggctctGGAGAATGAGAACCGCTCCCTGAAgtctcagctggaggaggccaaGAGGGGGGCCGCCCGCCTGCTCAAGGAGCGGGAGGAGCTGACCCggagggtggaggagaaagACCAGGAGAGGGAGGCGCTGAGGAGGGGCAAGGGCgacctggaggagcagaagaggctGCTGGACCGAGCCCTGGAGAAGATGAccaaggag ATGGAGGTGATGATGGGAGACTCCCGCCAGTCGGTGGCCAGCCTGCAGGCGCAGCTGGACGACTACAGGGAGCGCTCCAGGAAGGACCTGCTGGAGGCCCAGCGGAGCGGCAAGGACAGGCAGGCTGAGCTGCAGCGGGTCCAGAGCAGCCTGAAggcccagcaggaggag gtgtcccgtctgaagaaggagctgctgctgtgcagcGAGGAAAGAGACGGCGCCCAGCTGGAGAGGGACCTGATCAGCAACCGCTTCCGGCACCTAGAGGGCGAGATGGACACGGAGAGGAGCGCCCACACGGACCGCAGCAGGGAGATCAGAGGCCTGGAG GATAAAGTGAAGACGATGGAGATCGAGCTGgacgaggagaggagcagcgcGGAGCTCCTGAACGAGCGCGTGGGCCGGACCAGAGATCAG GTGGACCAGCTCAGGTCGGAGCTGATGCAGGAACGCTCGACGAGACACGACCTGGAGATGGACAAGAGCGTGCTGGACCGACAG CTGAAGGAGCTGAGGTCCCGCGTGGCGGACATGGAGGGTCCGACTCGACCCTCGCCGACACTCGCCCTGATGGAGAGCAGGattcaggagctggaggagcgaCTCCGCAGCGAAGAGAG AGAAAAAAGCAGCATCCATGCGTCTCAGAGACGAATGGAGAGAAAGCTGAAGGAAGTGAACGCCACGCTGGACCAGGAGAGGAGCCAGCATGTCGAGCAGAGAGATCAG CTGTCTCTGCGCGTGAAGGCCTTGAAGCGTCAGGTGgacgagagcgagggcgaggtGGAGCGCTTGGAGGGAGTCCGCCGGAAGTTCCTCAGGGAtttggaggagcagcaggagctgcaggaggcgaTGCATGCCAAAGTAACGGCCCTGGAGAACGAAGTCAA GAGGAAATCTCATCGTGCAGCTCTGGGCTCGTCCACCCTGAGCTCCGAGGAAGAGGACGGTTTCTATGACGCCTCCATCCTGAGCGAAGGCCACCTGCCGACCGGCAGCTCCTAA
- the tuft1b gene encoding tuftelin 1b, whose product MSGGSQRTEETGEVFLEARPQAAESVRMLSDEVSQIQEVRYCLKTLREQMAARQSSSNKCPVNVPSSQPAVANGNAVLVESDPQGGASQEETRRLREATRRLYAQLKDMEERHQEEMETLQAESDASGVRLTEQSERLRKAAERSEGRDRQVEELQRLLESMEVERDALKEEMEAGQAELLHLKASGEERQEEEERCAELEREVAALREKIHHLDDMLKSQQRKVRHMIEQLQNSRTVIQERERVIGDLEEKVAFLEAENRELHDHIEYFMAGQDPPPLTPTENKPVVVYSKALTPTTQSNKALPFIKVIELKS is encoded by the exons ATGAGCGGAGGTTCGCAGCGGACGGAGGAAACCGGGGAA gttttccttgAAGCCCGTCCGCAGGCAGCGGAGAGCGTCAGGATGCTGAGCGATGAGGTGTCTCAGATTCAGGAG GTGAGGTACTGTCTGAAGACCCTGAGGGAGCAGATGGCGGCgaggcagagcagcagcaacaag TGTCCGGTCAACGTGCCCAGCAGCCAACCAGCTGTCGCCAATGGCAACGCGGTTCTCGTCGAGTCAGACCCTCAg GGCGGGGCCAgccaggaggagacgaggaggctCAGGGAGGCGACCAGGCGTCTGTACGCGCAGCTGAAGGACATGGAGGAGAGGcaccaggaggagatggagacgcTGCAG gctGAGTCGGACGCGTCCGGCGTCCGCTTGACCGAGCAGTCGGAGCGGCTGCGGAAGGCGGCGGAGCGGTCGGAGGGGCGGGACCggcaggtggaggagctgcagaggctGCTGGAGAGCATGGAGGTGGAGAGGGACGCCCTCAAAGAGGAGATGGAGGCGGGGCAGGCGGAGCTGCTGCACCTGAAAGCGTCCGGGGAagaaaggcaggaggaggaggagag GTGTGCAGAGCTGGAGAGGGAGGTGGCCGCCCTGAGGGAGAAGATCCATCACCTGGACGACATGCTGAAGAGTCAGCAGAGGAAGGTTCGGCACATGATCGAGCAG CTGCAGAACTCCCGGACGGTCAtccaggagagagagcgagtcaTCGgggacctggaggagaaggtggCCTTCCTGGAAGCTGAG AACAGAGAGTTGCATGACCACATCGAGTACTTCATGGCGGGTCAGGACCCCCCGCCGCTGACGCCCACCGAGAACAAGCCGGTGGTCGTATACAG CAAAGCTCTCACCCCGACCACGCAGAGCAACAAGGCCCTGCCCTTCATAAAGGTCATCGAACTCAAGTCCTGA
- the LOC137902866 gene encoding protein C1orf43-like isoform X1, translating into MGESYPLSGVNVVLVMAYGSLVFVLLFIFVKRQIMRFAMRSRRGPHAPIGHNAPKGLKEEIDSRLSRVQEICFEPRLLSEEDDRLEQGSQISCFNYLYRMKALDAIRDSGRRSRFIRCFTGSHFVPRPRPVSSVPSRLCLPGLPLQEISRSPSAFTGRGFRSWLLEVRNSHSLIKSSRGVLIDRLLDGYDRARHGTGAFGEAEFLGYQRALGELADVVKAYSSTTSLDQHHQSAAKGLTGSPSRSPPSTIQVTYLPSTCQRSKRPKHFLELKSFKDNYNTLESTL; encoded by the exons ATGGGAGAGTCATATCCGCTGTCAGGGGTCAATGTTGTTCTAGTTATGGCCTATGGAAGCTTG gTGTTCGTACTGCTGTTCATTTTCGTGAAGAGGCAAATCATGCGTTTTGCGATGAGATCCCGCAGAGGGCCCCACGCACCTATCGGCCACAATGCACCCAAG GGTTTGAAGGAAGAGATCGATTCCAGGCTGTCCAGGGTCCAGGAGATCTGTTTCGAGCCCCGTCTCCTGTCGGAGGAGGATGACAGGCTGGAGCAGGGATCACAGATCA GCTGCTTCAACTACCTGTACAGAATGAAGGCTCTGGATGCCATTCGTGACTCAGGTCGGAGGTCACGTTTTATCCGATGTTTTACCGGATCACATTTTGTGCCTCGTCCCAGACCCGTTTCTAGCGTTCCTTCCCGTTTGTGCCTCCCAGGCCTCCCTCTGCAGGAGATCAGCCGCAGCCCCAGCGCGTTCACTGGACGCGGTTTCCGGAGCTGGCTGCTGGAGGTGCGCAACTCTCACTCCCTGATCAAGAGCAGCCGCGGCGTCCTCATCGATCGCCTTCTAGACGGCTACGATAGAGCCCGGCACGGGACTGGG GCGTTTGGGGAAGCCGAGTTCCTCGGATACCAGCGAGCTCTCGGCGAACTCGCTGACGT GGTTAAGGCGTATTCCAGCACCACCAGTCTGGACCAGCATCACCAGTCCGCGGCCAAGGGCCTGACCGGCTCTCCTTCCCGGAGCCCTCCCTCCACCATCCAGGTCACCTACCTGCCCTCCACGTGTCAGCGCAGCAAGAGGcccaaacatttcctggagCTCAAAAGCTTCaaagacaactacaacacactGGAGAGCACGCTGTGA
- the LOC137902866 gene encoding protein C1orf43-like isoform X2, translating to MGESYPLSGVNVVLVMAYGSLVFVLLFIFVKRQIMRFAMRSRRGPHAPIGHNAPKGLKEEIDSRLSRVQEICFEPRLLSEEDDRLEQGSQISCFNYLYRMKALDAIRDSGLPLQEISRSPSAFTGRGFRSWLLEVRNSHSLIKSSRGVLIDRLLDGYDRARHGTGAFGEAEFLGYQRALGELADVVKAYSSTTSLDQHHQSAAKGLTGSPSRSPPSTIQVTYLPSTCQRSKRPKHFLELKSFKDNYNTLESTL from the exons ATGGGAGAGTCATATCCGCTGTCAGGGGTCAATGTTGTTCTAGTTATGGCCTATGGAAGCTTG gTGTTCGTACTGCTGTTCATTTTCGTGAAGAGGCAAATCATGCGTTTTGCGATGAGATCCCGCAGAGGGCCCCACGCACCTATCGGCCACAATGCACCCAAG GGTTTGAAGGAAGAGATCGATTCCAGGCTGTCCAGGGTCCAGGAGATCTGTTTCGAGCCCCGTCTCCTGTCGGAGGAGGATGACAGGCTGGAGCAGGGATCACAGATCA GCTGCTTCAACTACCTGTACAGAATGAAGGCTCTGGATGCCATTCGTGACTCAG GCCTCCCTCTGCAGGAGATCAGCCGCAGCCCCAGCGCGTTCACTGGACGCGGTTTCCGGAGCTGGCTGCTGGAGGTGCGCAACTCTCACTCCCTGATCAAGAGCAGCCGCGGCGTCCTCATCGATCGCCTTCTAGACGGCTACGATAGAGCCCGGCACGGGACTGGG GCGTTTGGGGAAGCCGAGTTCCTCGGATACCAGCGAGCTCTCGGCGAACTCGCTGACGT GGTTAAGGCGTATTCCAGCACCACCAGTCTGGACCAGCATCACCAGTCCGCGGCCAAGGGCCTGACCGGCTCTCCTTCCCGGAGCCCTCCCTCCACCATCCAGGTCACCTACCTGCCCTCCACGTGTCAGCGCAGCAAGAGGcccaaacatttcctggagCTCAAAAGCTTCaaagacaactacaacacactGGAGAGCACGCTGTGA